Proteins encoded within one genomic window of Empedobacter falsenii:
- a CDS encoding DMT family transporter yields MERQFFMKNSYLLLHLSVILLGFSGVFGKLISLNEGLLTWYRVFFSAIILFFIIKLFKINTNITLKEKFKIAKVGIFITFSWVLFYGSIKYSNISIGVVCYCMASFFTAILEPIINKKKFKLSELLLSLLTLFGISLIFSFDASYRLGIVLGIISPLFASLYTIYNEKLTIYYDTKLINYYQMIGGTIGLGILLPAYLYLFPVENIFPTRKDTFYLIILALFCTVGVYVSITEILKKLSAFTINLSLNLEPIYAIILAFWLFDEGKQLNISFYIGLFFVILSVVLQTFISLRNK; encoded by the coding sequence ATGGAGAGACAATTTTTTATGAAAAATTCATATTTATTATTACACCTTAGTGTGATATTACTTGGCTTTTCAGGTGTATTCGGAAAGCTTATTTCTTTGAACGAAGGCTTGTTAACATGGTACAGAGTCTTTTTTTCTGCAATCATCTTATTTTTTATAATCAAACTGTTTAAGATTAATACCAATATCACCCTAAAAGAAAAATTTAAAATTGCTAAAGTTGGTATATTCATTACTTTCTCTTGGGTTTTATTTTACGGAAGTATCAAATATTCCAACATCTCAATTGGCGTTGTATGTTATTGTATGGCAAGTTTTTTCACTGCTATACTTGAACCTATTATCAATAAAAAGAAATTCAAATTATCAGAATTACTTTTAAGTTTATTGACTTTATTTGGAATCAGCTTGATTTTTAGTTTTGATGCTTCTTATCGGCTAGGAATTGTATTGGGTATTATTTCACCTTTGTTTGCTTCGCTTTATACCATTTATAATGAAAAGTTGACAATTTATTACGATACTAAGCTTATCAATTACTACCAAATGATTGGAGGAACCATTGGTCTAGGCATTTTATTGCCCGCCTATTTATATTTATTTCCAGTAGAAAATATTTTTCCTACTAGAAAAGATACATTCTATTTGATTATACTGGCACTTTTTTGCACAGTAGGAGTGTATGTTTCAATTACCGAAATATTAAAAAAGTTATCCGCCTTTACGATTAATCTAAGTCTTAATCTAGAACCTATATATGCGATTATACTAGCATTTTGGCTTTTTGACGAAGGAAAACAACTTAATATTTCATTTTATATTGGATTATTTTTTGTGATACTTTCTGTCGTATTACAAACATTTATTTCATTAAGAAACAAATAA